A genomic window from Silene latifolia isolate original U9 population chromosome Y, ASM4854445v1, whole genome shotgun sequence includes:
- the LOC141631156 gene encoding expansin-A7-like isoform X1: MFSILNLIAMVSIFVTMLSLRAVNGNFQPSAWKSGHATFYADESASETMEGACGYRNLFNNGLGTAIAALSTVMFNNAGARGDACSSFRCFCRWTSTGVRYPTKSK; encoded by the exons ATGTTTAGCATTCTCAATCTCATTGCGATGGTGTCGATTTTTGTAACAATGTTATCACTGAGAGCTGTGAATGGGAACTTCCAACCATCGGCTTGGAAATCTGGCCATGCTACATTTTACGCGGACGAGTCTGCCTCTGAAACTATGG AAGGGGCATGTGGATACAGGAACCTGTTTAACAACGGGCTTGGAACTGCCATAGCAGCACTAAGTACCGTAATGTTTAACAATG CAGGAGCACGAGGAGATGCATGTTCATCATTCCGATGTTTTTGTCGATGGACCTCAACCGGTGTAAG GTACCCAACAAAGAGCAAGTAG
- the LOC141631156 gene encoding expansin-A7-like isoform X2, which produces MFSILNLIAMVSIFVTMLSLRAVNGNFQPSAWKSGHATFYADESASETMEGACGYRNLFNNGLGTAIAALSTVMFNNGARGDACSSFRCFCRWTSTGVRYPTKSK; this is translated from the exons ATGTTTAGCATTCTCAATCTCATTGCGATGGTGTCGATTTTTGTAACAATGTTATCACTGAGAGCTGTGAATGGGAACTTCCAACCATCGGCTTGGAAATCTGGCCATGCTACATTTTACGCGGACGAGTCTGCCTCTGAAACTATGG AAGGGGCATGTGGATACAGGAACCTGTTTAACAACGGGCTTGGAACTGCCATAGCAGCACTAAGTACCGTAATGTTTAACAATG GAGCACGAGGAGATGCATGTTCATCATTCCGATGTTTTTGTCGATGGACCTCAACCGGTGTAAG GTACCCAACAAAGAGCAAGTAG